One Mya arenaria isolate MELC-2E11 chromosome 5, ASM2691426v1 genomic window carries:
- the LOC128235392 gene encoding uncharacterized protein LOC128235392 isoform X3 encodes MQELQFICDVDSDPPGNISILSSNGTTLQSTAGNKQLRYSKTSSCLEDKGSFTCVTANTHNSGSPESRTITVDVRCSPMYRLNEFPITSVRSSQGEKAVMNFSFYSNPLPTSIVWRNLSSNLKNAIHANDNDRVTIITSEDNMTSVVIVNPVEPGDFCNYSVTADNEVGSKMEIFRILKDDESLATKSASTSSFATIIGSVGASVVLISILLVTFFYRKRKSTNKNNDLDIKNDDSEYEEIRYKELTTLGYTGVMEYSELDFQRKLEETEQRTTPAENETYENLQLFTCRTKILSTS; translated from the exons ATGCAAGAATTACAGTTTATATGCGATGTAGATAGCGACCCGCCAGGTAATATTAGTATATTGTCTTCAAATGGCACAACATTGCAATCTACggcaggaaataaacaactgcGATATAGCAAGACCAGTTCATGCTTGGAAGACAAAGGCAGTTTTACATGTGTAACTGCGAACACGCATAATAGTGGATCACCCGAGAGCAGAACTATCACAGTTGATGTCAGAT GTTCACCCATGTATCGTCTTAACGAATTCCCAATCACGAGTGTCAGGAGTTCTCAAGGTGAAAAGGCAGTTATGAACTTTAGCTTCTATTCTAACCCATTACCAACAAGTATTGTGTGGCGAAACCTTTCAAGCAATTTGAAAAATGCCATACATGCCAATGACAATGACAGAGTAACGATAATTACATCAGAAGACAACATGACTTCAGTTGTCATAGTCAACCCAGTAGAACCCGGAGATTTTTGCAACTACTCCGTCACAGCAGACAATGAGGTTGGATCTAAAATGGAGATATTTCGCATTCTTAAAGATG ATGAGTCTCTTGCAACAAAGAGTGCATCAACGAGCTCATTTGCAACAATTATAGGTTCTGTTGGCGCTTCTGTGGTGTTAATATCTATCCTTTTAGTGACATTCTTCTACAGGAAACGAAAGTCTACTAATAAAAACAATG ATCTTGACATCAAGAACGACGATTCCGAGTATGAGGAAATAAG GTATAAAGAGTTAACGACCCTGGGATACACGGGCGTCATGGAATATTCCGAACTCG ATTTCCAACGAAAACTTGAAGAAACCGAACAGCGAACAACACCGGCTGAAAACGAGACATACGAGAACCTACAACTGTTCACATGCAGAACTAAAATCTTATCCACCTCATAA
- the LOC128235392 gene encoding uncharacterized protein LOC128235392 isoform X2 — MVGELIDILNISRKDEGSFTCFASNKMTPTGCAEKVGVDTHNFYVEVQYKATRQRFVASNATLNHMQELQFICDVDSDPPGNISILSSNGTTLQSTAGNKQLRYSKTSSCLEDKGSFTCVTANTHNSGSPESRTITVDVRCSPMYRLNEFPITSVRSSQGEKAVMNFSFYSNPLPTSIVWRNLSSNLKNAIHANDNDRVTIITSEDNMTSVVIVNPVEPGDFCNYSVTADNEVGSKMEIFRILKDDLDIKNDDSEYEEIRYKELTTLGYTGVMEYSELDFQRKLEETEQRTTPAENETYENLQLFTCRTKILSTS, encoded by the exons ATGGTCGGAGAGCTGATCGACATTCTCAACATTTCTCGAAAGGACGAAGGcagttttacatgttttgctaGCAACAAAATGACCCCAACTGGCTGTGCAGAAAAAGTTGGAGTCGACACACACAACTTTTATGTCGAAGTTCAGT atAAAGCAACAAGACAGAGATTCGTTGCTTCAAATGCCACTTTGAATCATATGCAAGAATTACAGTTTATATGCGATGTAGATAGCGACCCGCCAGGTAATATTAGTATATTGTCTTCAAATGGCACAACATTGCAATCTACggcaggaaataaacaactgcGATATAGCAAGACCAGTTCATGCTTGGAAGACAAAGGCAGTTTTACATGTGTAACTGCGAACACGCATAATAGTGGATCACCCGAGAGCAGAACTATCACAGTTGATGTCAGAT GTTCACCCATGTATCGTCTTAACGAATTCCCAATCACGAGTGTCAGGAGTTCTCAAGGTGAAAAGGCAGTTATGAACTTTAGCTTCTATTCTAACCCATTACCAACAAGTATTGTGTGGCGAAACCTTTCAAGCAATTTGAAAAATGCCATACATGCCAATGACAATGACAGAGTAACGATAATTACATCAGAAGACAACATGACTTCAGTTGTCATAGTCAACCCAGTAGAACCCGGAGATTTTTGCAACTACTCCGTCACAGCAGACAATGAGGTTGGATCTAAAATGGAGATATTTCGCATTCTTAAAGATG ATCTTGACATCAAGAACGACGATTCCGAGTATGAGGAAATAAG GTATAAAGAGTTAACGACCCTGGGATACACGGGCGTCATGGAATATTCCGAACTCG ATTTCCAACGAAAACTTGAAGAAACCGAACAGCGAACAACACCGGCTGAAAACGAGACATACGAGAACCTACAACTGTTCACATGCAGAACTAAAATCTTATCCACCTCATAA
- the LOC128235392 gene encoding uncharacterized protein LOC128235392 isoform X1 — protein MVGELIDILNISRKDEGSFTCFASNKMTPTGCAEKVGVDTHNFYVEVQYKATRQRFVASNATLNHMQELQFICDVDSDPPGNISILSSNGTTLQSTAGNKQLRYSKTSSCLEDKGSFTCVTANTHNSGSPESRTITVDVRCSPMYRLNEFPITSVRSSQGEKAVMNFSFYSNPLPTSIVWRNLSSNLKNAIHANDNDRVTIITSEDNMTSVVIVNPVEPGDFCNYSVTADNEVGSKMEIFRILKDDESLATKSASTSSFATIIGSVGASVVLISILLVTFFYRKRKSTNKNNDLDIKNDDSEYEEIRYKELTTLGYTGVMEYSELDFQRKLEETEQRTTPAENETYENLQLFTCRTKILSTS, from the exons ATGGTCGGAGAGCTGATCGACATTCTCAACATTTCTCGAAAGGACGAAGGcagttttacatgttttgctaGCAACAAAATGACCCCAACTGGCTGTGCAGAAAAAGTTGGAGTCGACACACACAACTTTTATGTCGAAGTTCAGT atAAAGCAACAAGACAGAGATTCGTTGCTTCAAATGCCACTTTGAATCATATGCAAGAATTACAGTTTATATGCGATGTAGATAGCGACCCGCCAGGTAATATTAGTATATTGTCTTCAAATGGCACAACATTGCAATCTACggcaggaaataaacaactgcGATATAGCAAGACCAGTTCATGCTTGGAAGACAAAGGCAGTTTTACATGTGTAACTGCGAACACGCATAATAGTGGATCACCCGAGAGCAGAACTATCACAGTTGATGTCAGAT GTTCACCCATGTATCGTCTTAACGAATTCCCAATCACGAGTGTCAGGAGTTCTCAAGGTGAAAAGGCAGTTATGAACTTTAGCTTCTATTCTAACCCATTACCAACAAGTATTGTGTGGCGAAACCTTTCAAGCAATTTGAAAAATGCCATACATGCCAATGACAATGACAGAGTAACGATAATTACATCAGAAGACAACATGACTTCAGTTGTCATAGTCAACCCAGTAGAACCCGGAGATTTTTGCAACTACTCCGTCACAGCAGACAATGAGGTTGGATCTAAAATGGAGATATTTCGCATTCTTAAAGATG ATGAGTCTCTTGCAACAAAGAGTGCATCAACGAGCTCATTTGCAACAATTATAGGTTCTGTTGGCGCTTCTGTGGTGTTAATATCTATCCTTTTAGTGACATTCTTCTACAGGAAACGAAAGTCTACTAATAAAAACAATG ATCTTGACATCAAGAACGACGATTCCGAGTATGAGGAAATAAG GTATAAAGAGTTAACGACCCTGGGATACACGGGCGTCATGGAATATTCCGAACTCG ATTTCCAACGAAAACTTGAAGAAACCGAACAGCGAACAACACCGGCTGAAAACGAGACATACGAGAACCTACAACTGTTCACATGCAGAACTAAAATCTTATCCACCTCATAA